GAGAATTGAATCACGACCGCGCGACGCTGGGAAGGGTTTTTCCGCAGCCTGCTAAGTCGCTTTGCCCCTATTGGAACCCTGTCGAGAAGAGGTAAGGGAAGCCTCGACGGCGACAGCTACGACCGCACGTGAGGCAATTTGCAACCATCGCCGGCCGCACTCTCGCCGTTGCAAGGCAGGAAGTCGCGCTGCTGGCCGTCCTGGCGCTGCTGGCGGCGAGCTTGTGGGCATTCGTCGGTATCTCTGAAGAGGTCGTCGAGGGCGAGACCCATGCCATCGACGAAGCGATACTGCTTGCTCTGCGAGCGCCCGGCGATGGGAGCGATCCCCTCGGGCCAGGATGGGTCGAGGAGCTGGGGCGCGACGCGACGGCACTCGGCGGGGTCGGCGTTCTGACGTTCATCACCGTCGCCTCGGCCATCTATCTGGCGCTTCGCCGCAAGTATCGGGCGGCCGCCTTTGTGGTCGTGGCGATCGCAAGCGGCGTGGCGCTGAGCTACGCGCTGAAAGCCGGTTTCGACAGACCCCGGCCGGATCTGGTCCCGCACGGCTCCATTGTCTACACGACCAGCTTTCCGAGCGGACACTCGATGATGGCGGCGCTCGTCTACCTCACCCTAGGCGCTCTCCTCGCCCGTTTGCAGCCGGAGAAGCGGCTCAAAGCCTACATGCTGCTGCTGGCAATCCTGATGACGATCGCTGTTGGCGTCAGCAGGGTTTACCTCGGCGTCCACTGGCCGACAGACGTCTTGGCTGGTTGGGCTGCCGGCGCGACGTGGGCACTGATCAGCTGGGCGATCGTCCTGTGGATGCAGCGGTACCGAAAGGTCGAAACGGCAAGTGATGAAGGCGAAGGCGTCCATCGGGGTTGAAGCTGGTAAGGGCGTCATAGCGTTCCGGTTGCGTGGCAGGCGCGACGTGGGCACCTGAGGCACGGCCACCGGTAAACCCTTACCACAGTCCGGTTTCGGCCAGGATTTTGTCGAGGTTGTTGATCCGGGGTAGCATCAGTCCGTCCCGCGCCTTCAATTCCGGCCGACCGGCGAGGCAAACATTACCGAATTCATTGCAGGCCGATTTAACCGCGCCGAAACGGAATTTTTCTGTCGGACCGACGATCACATTGCCAGTCATGGTAGCCTTGTGCCCACTTTTCGCCTTGACGACGATGCCGCCCGGCCGGTCCATCAGGATCACATTGTTCTCCACCAGAATGCTGGAATTTTCACGCTTGTCGCCTTCCATGGCGAACGCGATAGCGCCGTTATTTGCGCTGGCGGGGCCTTCCTGCAGGATATTGCGGCGGATGATCGTATCGCCGCCATTGGGGACGTCGATCAGGTAGCTGTCCCGGCTGTTCAGAGAGGCGACGATGCTGTCTTCCACCAGAGTGCGCGCGGCGCGGGATTTGATTTCATGCCCTTCGCCCTTGGACGAAATAAAGACCGAACGGCGGATGATCAACTCGCCGCCGCCGACATAGATGCCATGCGCCTGTCCACCCTGGCCGAGGTTTTCGAAGCGGCTGTCCTCGACCAGGATCAGCCCTGTGTCCCCACCCGCG
This is a stretch of genomic DNA from Alphaproteobacteria bacterium. It encodes these proteins:
- a CDS encoding phosphatase PAP2 family protein, which gives rise to MAVLALLAASLWAFVGISEEVVEGETHAIDEAILLALRAPGDGSDPLGPGWVEELGRDATALGGVGVLTFITVASAIYLALRRKYRAAAFVVVAIASGVALSYALKAGFDRPRPDLVPHGSIVYTTSFPSGHSMMAALVYLTLGALLARLQPEKRLKAYMLLLAILMTIAVGVSRVYLGVHWPTDVLAGWAAGATWALISWAIVLWMQRYRKVETASDEGEGVHRG
- a CDS encoding right-handed parallel beta-helix repeat-containing protein, which gives rise to MTRFIQDWARTCVAALMLLTSLLPGSAVAQTDGLPPGPGMPGAIMRDPVTGRIGAAPPVLEIHVCVDMADDPACETVSLQSALSGISRGGTVILHAGEYRQAARLDVHRTHIQALPGAALVGVAESGKGALVVTANDVVIEGLSCAGISVRDRNGACIRMEGRNLTLRRVHFHDSEQGLLAGGDTGLILVEDSRFENLGQGGQAHGIYVGGGELIIRRSVFISSKGEGHEIKSRAARTLVEDSIVASLNSRDSYLIDVPNGGDTIIRRNILQEGPASANNGAIAFAMEGDKRENSSILVENNVILMDRPGGIVVKAKSGHKATMTGNVIVGPTEKFRFGAVKSACNEFGNVCLAGRPELKARDGLMLPRINNLDKILAETGLW